A genomic segment from bacterium encodes:
- a CDS encoding insulinase family protein, whose amino-acid sequence MKQIIEWLRKTERIYFPNGLTLLMHPLENSEAAALHFCVKAGYFCETDSEVGLAHLLEHMYFKGSAGYPEPGTMGIRMKALGGMINASTSYDQTNYFCEVPAVNLPAALDIMSDAFAAPLFPEDELRKECEVVIEEFNRKLDNPSAYSQELLIQLAYTQHRMKRWRIGTPEQLRSYTRDHLFDYFHRYYQPQNMVITVTGKFDPREIRKSIDHLLSPMKNRNLMKDFGPEEPPQNGIRYAAKKAIATQSYLHWGFHAPGVLHPDGPVVECLVFLLSGGRSSRLHRHLVERKRSASSASCYYIAYENIGLLMLTAITEAEKIRTAGEDAWSVLTDLHENGITAGELQKIKNKLRLHQAMQTEEALGLAELLAYYEAYGSYERIEQHINRMQEVTEEEIVKAAATYIRMENLSVLEYVNAEIPEISVDEYKIDLGKVARASRVRDFAGQRPALLTPRENPIRVKTLQEPEIRKGHATYILQPDTHYPFIAAGIFFLGGRNEESSINAGITHLLHRAALKGTSDLNAEQLASRFDALGNPPRFNCYRDFSGFTMEAMPEYFPEMWNLLIACILDARFPATEIETEKGKVISVIRRNMDDNFVRPMQLFHRAFFGTHPYALPETGLEETMTAMEREQLLSWKKRLWNSRRAIVTIVGTFETGQMFDLLESGMAGLNETGDDLKPPAPLKAPARHMEVENRTKKQTAFVLGFSGPPATSGEIPSYDALQQILSGMGGRLFLNLRSKKALAYTVHASTFSALHGGAFVTYIAGEAAKEAQSLEAMWQELEELKKHPVAAGELENARHALIGNYTLSTQTANSRVLDYTNSLILGHKLPYAPVYRELVQKVTTGELQEVAQRTFQEEKSAMAVVRGTTETTETEKIIAAS is encoded by the coding sequence CCGGCTATCCTGAGCCGGGCACGATGGGAATCCGCATGAAAGCCCTGGGCGGCATGATCAATGCGAGCACCAGCTACGATCAAACCAATTACTTCTGTGAAGTGCCGGCCGTAAATTTGCCGGCAGCGCTGGATATCATGTCCGATGCATTTGCAGCTCCTCTCTTCCCGGAAGACGAATTGAGGAAAGAGTGTGAAGTCGTCATCGAAGAATTCAACCGGAAACTGGACAATCCTTCCGCCTATTCCCAGGAGCTGTTGATTCAGCTTGCTTACACACAACACAGAATGAAGCGCTGGAGAATCGGAACGCCTGAACAACTCAGGTCTTACACACGCGATCATCTATTCGACTATTTCCATCGCTATTATCAACCGCAGAATATGGTTATCACCGTCACGGGAAAATTTGATCCGCGCGAAATCCGCAAAAGCATCGATCATCTTCTATCGCCGATGAAAAACCGCAATCTGATGAAAGATTTTGGGCCGGAAGAACCGCCGCAGAATGGCATCCGCTACGCCGCCAAAAAGGCAATCGCTACGCAGAGTTACTTGCATTGGGGATTTCACGCTCCCGGAGTGTTGCATCCCGACGGACCGGTCGTGGAGTGTTTGGTCTTTTTATTGTCCGGCGGAAGAAGCTCCCGCCTGCATCGCCATCTTGTGGAAAGAAAACGCTCGGCAAGTTCAGCTTCCTGCTACTACATAGCCTATGAAAACATTGGTCTGCTCATGCTTACTGCGATCACGGAAGCGGAAAAAATCCGGACCGCAGGAGAAGACGCCTGGTCTGTCTTGACTGATCTACATGAAAACGGAATCACAGCCGGTGAACTCCAGAAAATCAAAAATAAACTTCGTCTGCATCAAGCGATGCAAACAGAAGAAGCGCTGGGCCTGGCCGAGCTGCTCGCTTATTACGAGGCCTACGGGTCGTACGAACGAATCGAACAACACATCAACCGAATGCAGGAAGTGACGGAAGAAGAAATTGTGAAAGCTGCCGCCACATACATCCGTATGGAGAATCTCTCCGTTCTCGAATATGTGAATGCTGAAATACCGGAGATTTCTGTGGACGAATACAAAATTGATTTAGGCAAAGTAGCGCGGGCGTCCCGCGTGCGAGACTTCGCCGGCCAGAGGCCCGCGCTACTCACTCCGCGGGAGAATCCCATTAGAGTGAAGACATTGCAAGAACCCGAGATCCGGAAGGGTCACGCTACCTACATTTTGCAACCGGACACGCATTATCCGTTTATAGCGGCAGGAATCTTTTTTCTCGGAGGACGCAACGAGGAATCATCTATCAATGCAGGAATCACACATCTGCTGCATCGTGCCGCATTGAAGGGAACTTCGGACTTAAATGCGGAACAACTGGCGTCCCGCTTCGATGCGCTGGGAAATCCGCCACGATTCAATTGTTACCGTGATTTCAGCGGCTTCACAATGGAAGCCATGCCTGAATATTTTCCTGAGATGTGGAATCTCTTGATTGCCTGCATTCTGGATGCCCGGTTCCCTGCAACCGAAATTGAAACAGAAAAAGGAAAAGTGATTTCCGTCATTCGCAGAAACATGGATGATAATTTTGTCCGTCCTATGCAACTTTTTCATCGAGCATTTTTCGGGACTCATCCTTATGCACTTCCGGAAACAGGCCTCGAAGAAACCATGACCGCGATGGAACGGGAGCAACTGCTGAGCTGGAAGAAGCGACTTTGGAACAGCAGGAGGGCGATTGTAACCATCGTAGGAACTTTTGAGACCGGTCAAATGTTCGATCTTCTGGAAAGTGGCATGGCCGGATTGAACGAAACGGGAGATGATTTGAAACCGCCCGCTCCGCTGAAAGCTCCGGCGAGACACATGGAAGTCGAGAATAGAACCAAGAAGCAAACTGCGTTTGTTCTTGGATTTTCTGGTCCGCCTGCAACAAGTGGGGAAATTCCCAGTTATGATGCGCTGCAACAAATCCTGTCGGGAATGGGTGGCAGACTTTTTCTGAATTTAAGAAGCAAGAAAGCGCTGGCATATACTGTCCATGCTTCAACATTCTCCGCTTTGCACGGCGGCGCATTCGTGACATACATTGCGGGCGAAGCGGCCAAAGAAGCGCAATCACTGGAAGCCATGTGGCAAGAGCTGGAAGAACTGAAGAAACATCCGGTGGCAGCAGGAGAGCTGGAAAATGCTCGCCATGCCTTGATCGGGAATTACACTTTGAGTACGCAAACGGCAAACTCCCGGGTACTGGATTACACAAACAGCCTGATCCTGGGACACAAATTGCCATACGCGCCCGTGTATCGGGAACTCGTTCAAAAAGTTACCACAGGCGAGCTTCAAGAAGTTGCACAAAGGACTTTTCAGGAAGAGAAAAGCGCGATGGCCGTCGTACGCGGGACCACGGAGACAACGGAAACAGAGAAGATCATAGCGGCATCCTAA
- the larB gene encoding nickel pincer cofactor biosynthesis protein LarB codes for MDTKTLLKLLEDYKNARVSEQEALDILKRLPFEDLGYARVDHHREMRKGFPEVIFGTGKSPEQIHGIVQSLYRDRSNVMITRSSESVFQLLLKDFPEAEFHFNSKAITIRRKREYTGKGKVLVISAGTADIPVAEEAQVTADLFGNRTDCLYDAGVAGLHRLLAEKERLMDARVIIVVAGMEGALPSVVAGLVSAPVIAVPTSVGYGAHFGGVAPLLSMLNSCAALAVVNIDNGFGAGQIASIINHL; via the coding sequence ATGGATACAAAAACGCTTCTCAAACTATTGGAGGATTACAAGAATGCGCGCGTGAGCGAGCAGGAAGCTCTGGATATTCTCAAGCGTTTGCCTTTTGAAGATCTTGGTTACGCAAGAGTGGATCACCACCGCGAAATGCGCAAAGGTTTTCCCGAAGTTATTTTTGGCACCGGAAAATCGCCTGAACAGATTCATGGAATCGTGCAGAGTCTTTACCGCGACCGGTCGAACGTCATGATTACGCGTAGCAGTGAATCAGTTTTTCAGTTGCTGCTAAAAGATTTTCCGGAGGCGGAATTCCATTTCAACAGTAAAGCGATTACCATCCGAAGAAAACGGGAATACACAGGAAAAGGAAAGGTCCTTGTGATTTCTGCCGGAACGGCAGACATTCCGGTGGCAGAAGAAGCCCAGGTGACTGCGGATCTTTTCGGGAACCGGACCGACTGTTTGTATGATGCCGGCGTTGCCGGATTGCACAGACTGCTCGCTGAAAAAGAGCGCCTGATGGATGCGCGCGTGATCATTGTGGTTGCCGGGATGGAGGGCGCTCTTCCCAGCGTTGTCGCCGGATTGGTTTCAGCTCCGGTGATTGCTGTGCCAACAAGCGTTGGATACGGCGCGCATTTCGGAGGCGTTGCTCCTCTTCTTTCCATGTTGAATAGCTGCGCAGCCCTTGCCGTTGTAAATATTGATAATGGCTTCGGCGCCGGCCAAATCGCCAGTATCATTAATCATTTATAA